A single region of the Biomphalaria glabrata chromosome 15, xgBioGlab47.1, whole genome shotgun sequence genome encodes:
- the LOC106060228 gene encoding uncharacterized protein LOC106060228 yields the protein MPKVNSGIPTKPDSCEESPFRDIDLLLVGKTGHGKSSTGNTIIGQTVFESSSSMASVTKKPELKVGMFKNYVLKVMDTPGVMDTSKIADPIAALNLIIKQMKDAVILNPKGYHAFLVVLKFGIRLTEEEVHSVKILKQIFGVNFLQKYCIIILTCGDNFHREVKVKGISFKKWRHEQDGFFKQLRLECQDRVVLFDNVTQRDTKVYKKQMRKLIHFVEKLNTDGHRYTDKRFELAKQSRDALLRANHLDKVAVGLEEVSDILMIYRFIADNDLNEPNEKFLEILDKCDTLSKRFSNNESELPAVIHFLKLVEEIKNTCIRFVCKYEDIQKKIKTNKESLKRESQRIKDVFNAFTGNEEDFDPDTETEENRRSAGAWYPYKDDPVLADDQCDVESKAKDDSDEIITTFEGVTLRKRRNTRKSEKSDADVRGLGDSLKSEFEVNNVMQQLIDEEKKLEVELKTIKTELGLEVQKHWNSHNVLKDKCDDIVRSKGSCQIL from the exons ATGCCAAAAGTAAACAGTGGAATTCCTACAAAACCAGACAGTTGTGAAGAA agTCCATTTCGAGATATCGATCTGTTGCTGGTTGGTAAAACTGGTCATGGGAAAAGCTCGACAGGTAATACCAtcattggtcaaacggtttttgaATCTTCCTCCAGCATGGCATCTGTGACCAAGAAACCTGAACTTAAAGTTGGTATGTTCAAGAACTATGTCCTTAAAGTCATGGATACACCAGGTGTTATGGATACCTCAAAAATAGCAGATCCAATCGCAGCCTTGAAtcttattataaaacaaatgaagGACGCTGTGATATTGAATCCGAAAGGTTACCATGCTTTCTTGGTGGTATTGAAATTCGGTATTAGACTCACGGAAGAAGAAGTCCATTCCGTAAAGatattgaaacaaatatttggtgttaactttttacaaaagtATTGCATCATTATACTAACCTGTGGAGATAATTTTCACAGAGAAGTTAAAGTAAAAGgcatcagttttaaaaaatggagacaCGAGCAAGACGGCTTTTTTAAACAGCTTAGACTCGAATGTCAAGACCGCGTAGTCCTATTTGATAATGTCACTCAACGTGATACAAAAGTTTACAAGAAACAAATGAGAAAACTCATACATTTTGTAGAAAAATTAAACACAGACGGCCATCGTTACACTGACAAGCGTTTCGAGCTAGCGAAACAAAGTCGCGACGCGCTATTGCGTGCGAATCACTTGGACAAGGTTGCTGTAGGATTAGAGGAAGTCAGCGATATCTTAATGATCTATAGGTTTATAGCTGATAATGACCTCAATGAGCCGAATGaaaaatttttagaaatactggaTAAATGTGACACCCTATCTAAGCGGTTTTCAAACAACGAATCCGAATTGCCAGCAGTCATACATTTTTTGAAACTGGTTgaggaaattaaaaatacctgCATTAGATTTGTCTGTAAATATGAAGAtattcaaaagaaaattaaaacaaataaagagaGCCTGAAGCGAGAGTCTCAACGAATCAAAGACGTGTTTAATGCATTCACGGGTAATGAAGAAGATTTCGACCCTGATACTGAAACTGAGGAAAACAGACGCTCAGCAGGCGCTTGGTACCCATACAAGGACGATCCAGTTTTGGCAGACGATCAATGCGACGTAGAGTCAAAGGCCAAAGATGACAGTGATGAAATTATCACAACATTTGAGGGAGTGACTTtgagaaaaagaagaaacacaAGGAAAAGCGAAAAGAGTGATGCTGACGTTAGAGGATTGGGAGATTCACTGAAAAGCGAATTTGAAGTCAATAATGTCATGCAGCAATTGATAGATGAGGAGAAGAAGTTGGAAGTTGAGCTTAAAACCATTAAAACTGAGCTGGGCTTAGAGGTACAAAAACATTGGAACAGTCACAATGTACTCAAAGACAAATGTGACGATATAGTGAGGTCCAAGGGCTCGTgtcaaatattataa